A genomic region of Anas acuta chromosome 1, bAnaAcu1.1, whole genome shotgun sequence contains the following coding sequences:
- the LOC137855929 gene encoding lysozyme g-like, with translation MDTFFRAVEFHHQLLHVLQLSVFSGVLGQRRRAIAMVPALLLLGLSALIAPSASYSCYGDINALQAPTISCTAVRAPDCAAGIAAVRRTADADIIRLRKYEIPIKRVARNLCLDPALIAAIISQESRAGLLLDNGWDQGRQRFGLMQIDRRYHQPYGTWDSEEHINQCSTMLVLGINEMRARHPTWTWDQQLRGGICAYRARISNIQVYDEDPCGRDNSYVNSVIGRAQYFKRHGF, from the exons ATGGACACTTTTTTCAGGGCTGTTGAATTTCACCATCAACTTCTTCACGTTTTGCAACTTTCTGTGTTCTCAGGTGTCCTGGGGCAGCGGAGGAGAGCCATCGCCATGGTCCCCGCGCTGCTCTTGCTGGGCCTTTCGGCCCTGATCG CTCCGTCTGCGAGTTACAGTTGCTATGGCGATATAAATGCTCTTCAAGCCCCCACGATTTCCTGCACAGCCGTGAGAGCCCCGGACTGCG ctgcaggcattGCTGCTGTGAGGAGGACGGCGGATGCGGACATCATTCGCCTGAGGAAATACGAGATCCCCATTAAGAGAGTCGCCAGGAACCTGTGCCTGGACCCGGCGCTCATCGCTGCCATCATCTCGCAGGAGAGCCGTGCCGGCCTGCTGCTGGACAACGGCTGGGACCAGGGCCGGCAGAGGTTCGGCCTGATGCAG ATCGACAGGCGCTACCACCAGCCTTACGGGACGTGGGACAGCGAGGAGCACATCAACCAGTGTTCGACCATGCTGGTGCTTGGGATCAATGAAATGCGGGCGAGGCACCCTACCTGGACCTGGGACCAGCAGCTGAGAG GGGGAATCTGTGCCTACCGTGCAAGAATCAGCAACATCCAGGTCTACGACGAAGACCCCTGCGGCAGAGACAACTCCTACGTCAACAGCGTGATCGGGCGGGCCCAGTACTTCAAGAGGCATGGGTTCTAG